A region from the Podarcis raffonei isolate rPodRaf1 chromosome 11, rPodRaf1.pri, whole genome shotgun sequence genome encodes:
- the C11H18orf32 gene encoding UPF0729 protein C18orf32 homolog — protein MVCIPCIVIPVLLWVYKRFLEPYLYPIISPFIKRIWPKRAVQETAKKDQKGSTENRRELYDSMDDSKTESNGIANGFAESGPPGVSEKKTD, from the exons ATGGTGTGCATTCCCTGCATAGTCATTCCCGTTCTGCTGTGGGTCTATAAAAGGTTCCTTGAGCCGTATCTTTATCCCATCATCTCACCTTTCATCAAGCGCATTTGGCCAAAGAGAGCAGTGCAGGAAACAGCAAAGAAAGACCAAAAAGGCAGCACTGAAAATAGGCGTGAGTTGTACGACTCCATGGATGATTCTAAA aCTGAAAGCAACGGCATCGCAAATGGATTTGCTGAAAGTGGTCCACCAGGGGTTTCTGAGAAAAAGACTGATTAA